A portion of the Bacillus thuringiensis genome contains these proteins:
- a CDS encoding peptide ABC transporter substrate-binding protein, which translates to MKKKIPLLVASTLTVSMLGACSYQKEDNKAGAKEKSSNKQVLNLTETAEIPTMDTTLSTDATSSNIMNNTMEGLYRLGKDDKLVPGVAKSYEKSEDGKKYVFKLREDAKWSNGDPVTAKDFVYSWRRAVDSNTGAKFAYILFDVKNAEKVNKKELPVEELGVKAIDDHTLEVELDNPVPYFVSLTVYPTLYPLNEKFVTEQGAKFGLESNTTLYNGPFVLNEWKHEQSFKLKKNPTYWENKEVKLEEINFNIVKDRSTAINLYETKAIDRVVLTSEFVDKYKSDADFKTIKRPSTQFIRLNEKNKFLANKNIRKAIAMSFERENIGKVILNDGSEGIYGFVPKGLAKGPNGKDFREENGKLIKEDIKEAQKYWEAGKKELGVDKVELELLNFDTDDAKKIGEYLKGQFEKNLPGLTVPTKMQPFAQKLKLEASGDYAMSYAGWSPDYMDPMSFLEMYTTGNAQNKVNYANSAYDDLIKKAKTEVDVQARWDALLKAEKQLLEDAAIAPVYQPGKAYLQRGSITGLLEHKYGGEFSYKWVELKN; encoded by the coding sequence ATGAAGAAAAAGATACCGTTATTAGTTGCATCGACGTTGACAGTCAGTATGTTAGGGGCTTGTAGTTACCAAAAAGAGGATAATAAAGCAGGCGCAAAAGAAAAATCCTCAAACAAACAAGTGTTAAATTTAACCGAAACAGCTGAAATTCCAACTATGGATACGACGTTATCAACAGATGCAACATCTTCTAACATCATGAATAATACAATGGAGGGATTATATCGTCTGGGGAAAGATGATAAACTTGTTCCAGGTGTCGCGAAATCTTATGAGAAATCAGAGGATGGCAAAAAGTATGTATTTAAATTACGTGAAGATGCGAAATGGTCTAATGGTGACCCTGTAACAGCGAAAGACTTCGTTTATTCTTGGCGAAGAGCTGTAGATTCAAACACGGGTGCCAAGTTTGCTTACATACTATTTGATGTTAAAAATGCGGAGAAAGTTAACAAAAAAGAATTACCAGTTGAAGAACTTGGTGTAAAGGCAATTGATGATCATACACTTGAAGTGGAATTAGATAATCCTGTTCCTTATTTTGTAAGTTTAACAGTCTATCCAACATTGTATCCTTTGAATGAGAAGTTTGTAACAGAACAAGGAGCAAAATTTGGATTAGAATCCAATACGACACTTTATAATGGTCCATTCGTATTAAATGAATGGAAGCATGAACAAAGCTTCAAACTTAAGAAAAACCCAACGTATTGGGAAAATAAAGAAGTAAAACTTGAGGAAATAAACTTCAATATTGTTAAGGATCGTTCAACTGCTATAAATTTATATGAAACGAAAGCAATTGATCGTGTAGTGTTAACATCAGAGTTTGTAGATAAATACAAATCAGATGCTGATTTCAAAACGATTAAGAGGCCATCTACACAATTTATTCGCTTAAATGAAAAGAATAAATTTTTAGCAAATAAAAATATCCGAAAAGCAATTGCAATGTCCTTTGAACGTGAAAATATCGGAAAAGTTATCTTAAACGATGGTTCAGAGGGGATATATGGTTTTGTTCCGAAAGGCTTAGCAAAAGGTCCGAATGGAAAAGACTTCCGTGAAGAGAACGGAAAGCTTATAAAAGAGGATATTAAAGAAGCTCAAAAGTACTGGGAAGCTGGTAAAAAAGAACTTGGTGTAGACAAAGTAGAGTTAGAGCTATTAAACTTTGATACTGATGATGCTAAAAAAATCGGAGAGTATTTAAAAGGCCAATTTGAAAAGAACTTACCTGGTCTAACAGTTCCGACAAAAATGCAGCCATTTGCACAAAAATTAAAACTTGAAGCAAGTGGAGATTATGCGATGTCGTATGCCGGATGGAGTCCAGATTATATGGATCCAATGTCATTCCTTGAAATGTATACAACAGGTAATGCGCAAAACAAAGTAAATTATGCAAATTCAGCGTATGATGATTTAATTAAAAAAGCAAAAACAGAAGTTGATGTACAAGCTCGCTGGGATGCACTATTAAAAGCGGAAAAACAACTGCTTGAAGATGCTGCGATTGCTCCAGTATATCAACCTGGAAAAGCATATTTACAACGTGGCTCAATTACTGGCCTATTAGAACATAAATATGGCGGAGAATTTAGCTATAAGTGGGTTGAACTCAAAAATTAA
- a CDS encoding DUF3899 domain-containing protein has product MNKVFFHTCILIFIAIIASSIGAFLISSQFLLNFVNILFYIALFFILIGGFLYIFQNGFFNVTIYAFQRVFGTNKKIDSLIEEVEEPTDKKERIYKTYSFKWTYPICITGIVLGLFSTLISFTILM; this is encoded by the coding sequence TTGAATAAAGTTTTTTTTCATACTTGTATACTAATTTTCATAGCGATAATCGCTTCTAGTATTGGCGCATTCCTCATTTCATCGCAATTTTTGTTGAATTTTGTCAACATCTTGTTTTATATTGCACTGTTTTTTATTCTTATCGGTGGTTTTTTATACATATTTCAAAATGGTTTTTTCAATGTAACCATTTACGCATTCCAAAGAGTATTTGGTACGAACAAAAAGATTGACTCTTTAATTGAAGAAGTCGAGGAGCCTACAGATAAGAAAGAACGTATTTATAAAACATATTCATTCAAATGGACATATCCAATTTGTATTACAGGTATCGTTCTTGGGTTGTTCTCGACCCTCATTAGCTTTACTATTTTGATGTAG
- the fabH gene encoding beta-ketoacyl-ACP synthase III, whose protein sequence is MNVGILGIGRYVPEKVVTNHDLEKIMETSDEWIRTRTGIAERRIADDTIDTSYMAVEASKKALEDAGINGEDIDLILVATVTPDRAFPAVACVIQEAIGAKHAAAMDLSAACAGFMYGMITAQQFIQTGTYKNVLVVGSDKLSKIVDWNDRNTAVLFGDGAGAIVMGAVSEGKGVLSFELGADGSGGKHLYQDEYVMMNGREVFKFAVRQLGDSCLRVLDKAGLTKEDVDFLVPHQANIRIMESARERLNLPQEKMSMTIEKFGNTSASSIPIAMVEELQNGRIQDGDLIILVGFGGGLTWGAVALRWGK, encoded by the coding sequence GTGAACGTGGGCATTTTAGGGATCGGAAGATATGTGCCAGAAAAAGTAGTCACAAATCACGATTTAGAGAAAATAATGGAAACATCCGATGAATGGATTCGTACGAGAACGGGAATTGCAGAAAGACGCATTGCCGATGATACAATAGATACTTCATATATGGCCGTAGAGGCTTCTAAAAAAGCACTTGAAGATGCAGGAATTAACGGAGAGGATATCGATCTGATTTTAGTAGCGACAGTAACACCAGATCGTGCTTTTCCAGCAGTTGCTTGTGTAATTCAAGAAGCAATAGGAGCGAAACATGCAGCTGCAATGGATTTAAGTGCAGCATGTGCTGGCTTTATGTACGGAATGATTACAGCGCAGCAATTTATTCAAACAGGAACTTATAAAAATGTATTAGTAGTTGGTAGTGATAAACTATCTAAAATTGTAGACTGGAACGATCGAAATACAGCAGTACTATTTGGAGACGGAGCCGGTGCTATCGTAATGGGAGCTGTTTCAGAAGGTAAAGGCGTTCTATCTTTTGAATTAGGAGCAGACGGAAGTGGCGGCAAGCACCTTTATCAAGACGAGTATGTTATGATGAATGGCAGAGAAGTGTTTAAATTTGCCGTTCGTCAACTTGGTGATTCTTGTCTTCGCGTTTTAGATAAAGCTGGTCTTACGAAAGAAGATGTAGATTTCTTAGTACCGCATCAAGCAAACATTCGTATTATGGAATCTGCAAGAGAGAGGTTAAATTTACCACAAGAAAAAATGAGTATGACAATTGAGAAGTTCGGTAATACATCAGCTTCTTCAATTCCGATTGCAATGGTAGAGGAATTGCAAAACGGACGTATTCAAGACGGTGATTTAATTATACTTGTTGGTTTTGGCGGCGGATTAACATGGGGAGCAGTCGCTCTTCGTTGGGGTAAATAA
- a CDS encoding DUF2268 domain-containing protein encodes MGVIETAEWLHLYYGRPEKLCEKFTKYIPLPKERLYRFLISKGMYRPVMRGEKEIKELEEKEIWKELSLEYDKLKNWLKGPDVPVFILLSDSYNRTVQEEYNGRAGLSMRHVIFLFVCGRNSVEELKVLLAHEYHHICRLHQIETKETEYTLLDTMIMEGLAEQAVTERYSEKNNAPWTAYLSKEEAIYYWKNVVHERISIKRGTREHDILLNGFHSYPKMLGYALGFHIVKDCVTLEGEDTLSLLSIDAKEILNKANTFHI; translated from the coding sequence ATGGGGGTTATTGAAACAGCTGAGTGGCTACATTTATATTATGGACGGCCAGAAAAACTTTGTGAGAAATTTACGAAGTATATTCCGTTGCCAAAAGAAAGGTTGTATCGCTTTTTAATTTCAAAAGGGATGTATCGTCCGGTCATGCGTGGGGAAAAGGAAATTAAAGAATTAGAGGAAAAGGAAATTTGGAAAGAGTTGAGCCTGGAGTATGATAAATTGAAAAATTGGTTGAAGGGTCCGGATGTCCCTGTCTTTATTTTATTATCAGATTCCTATAATCGAACTGTGCAAGAAGAGTATAACGGTAGGGCTGGATTATCTATGCGTCATGTTATTTTCTTATTCGTATGTGGACGGAATTCGGTAGAAGAATTAAAAGTGTTATTGGCGCATGAATATCATCACATATGTAGGTTACATCAAATTGAGACGAAAGAAACAGAATATACATTACTTGATACGATGATTATGGAAGGGCTAGCTGAGCAAGCAGTGACGGAAAGATATTCAGAAAAAAACAATGCACCGTGGACGGCGTATCTTTCAAAAGAAGAGGCTATTTATTATTGGAAAAATGTTGTACATGAAAGAATAAGTATAAAACGAGGAACAAGGGAACATGACATCTTATTAAATGGATTTCACTCTTATCCGAAGATGCTTGGCTATGCGCTTGGATTTCATATTGTCAAAGATTGTGTAACTTTGGAAGGAGAAGATACACTTTCTTTATTATCTATAGATGCAAAAGAAATATTGAATAAAGCAAATACATTTCATATATAA
- a CDS encoding NAD-dependent epimerase/dehydratase family protein yields MLQRERVGGMERVLIIGALTFVGYHLVNKMIAEEVEVYGLDFDEFDSMTKINEEKLLLIGRNALFTYYSIRDEDGWRSVEEERFDTVYFCLYEPNQQCGFRNERVILQYLKRIIRMCEEQKVKLNLISSIEVSSTGESENKRLFLKVEEGLKKGNLKYSVFRVPTLYGPWQPSFMMYHQLILSELDEKECRCTSEEKGSDLLYIEDVCEYLWENGTNGAHLGIYNLLSGKQSLWEKGMNLLRADDKVNKNNNNNEIRDEAIEVISIKRNTPLEYGLNKQLAHMKKYKELYEE; encoded by the coding sequence TTGCTTCAGAGGGAAAGGGTTGGTGGTATGGAACGCGTGCTGATAATAGGTGCACTTACGTTTGTAGGTTATCACCTTGTGAATAAAATGATCGCAGAAGAAGTAGAAGTGTATGGTCTTGATTTTGATGAATTCGATAGTATGACCAAAATTAATGAAGAGAAGTTATTGTTAATTGGGCGAAATGCGTTATTTACGTATTATTCGATAAGAGATGAAGATGGATGGAGATCGGTAGAGGAAGAGAGATTCGATACTGTCTACTTTTGCTTATATGAGCCAAATCAGCAATGTGGATTTCGGAATGAAAGAGTCATATTACAATATTTAAAGCGAATTATAAGAATGTGTGAAGAACAAAAAGTGAAGTTAAATTTAATTTCTTCTATTGAAGTAAGTAGTACAGGTGAATCCGAAAATAAGCGCCTATTTTTGAAAGTAGAAGAAGGATTGAAAAAAGGGAATTTAAAATATAGTGTATTTCGAGTTCCTACATTATATGGACCGTGGCAACCATCCTTTATGATGTATCATCAGCTCATTTTATCAGAATTAGACGAGAAAGAGTGCCGTTGTACGAGTGAGGAAAAAGGAAGTGATTTGCTTTACATTGAAGATGTATGTGAATACTTATGGGAGAATGGAACGAACGGGGCGCATCTTGGTATATACAATTTACTTAGTGGTAAACAGTCATTATGGGAAAAAGGTATGAATCTTTTACGCGCGGATGATAAAGTAAATAAAAATAATAATAATAATGAAATAAGAGATGAGGCTATTGAAGTCATTTCGATAAAAAGAAATACTCCGTTAGAATACGGTTTAAATAAGCAACTGGCACACATGAAAAAATATAAAGAGTTATACGAAGAGTAG
- a CDS encoding hydrolase yields the protein MSITERFFYLEKEPCVIYLPEKPNGFSVMLLGDYNYFIENGTSLWTQHAGKSYFLHGLIEQGYTVFSSNLYGRHWGNDQSVRLAKRLYDVVLRKETLNAKMHIMADGMGALVALEMMNKYPECIRSVVMLNPCLDLPEYVSFEKEHKFFYKRLVKELSLAYDSKEEELELKINKKSFTLLPSCVPVKIFVSTQEKRGRKQQLRKYEKMRQLNQCDTSVLFHLQDVKYKMVRQTTDFFKKYEEEL from the coding sequence ATGAGTATTACGGAACGTTTTTTTTACTTAGAAAAAGAACCATGTGTTATTTATTTACCGGAGAAGCCAAATGGATTTTCTGTTATGCTCCTCGGTGATTATAACTACTTTATTGAGAATGGTACAAGTTTATGGACGCAACATGCGGGTAAATCTTATTTCTTACATGGTCTTATTGAGCAAGGCTACACGGTCTTTTCCTCTAATTTATACGGAAGACATTGGGGAAACGATCAATCTGTTCGTCTGGCAAAACGTTTATATGATGTTGTTTTGAGAAAAGAGACGTTAAATGCGAAAATGCACATTATGGCAGATGGTATGGGAGCGCTTGTGGCACTTGAAATGATGAACAAATATCCTGAATGTATTCGTTCTGTTGTTATGTTAAATCCGTGTTTAGATTTACCAGAATATGTGAGTTTTGAGAAAGAGCATAAGTTTTTTTACAAGAGACTCGTGAAGGAATTAAGTTTGGCGTATGATTCCAAAGAAGAAGAATTAGAATTAAAAATAAATAAGAAATCATTTACGCTTCTTCCATCTTGTGTACCTGTTAAAATTTTTGTATCAACACAAGAAAAAAGAGGGAGAAAACAACAGTTGCGTAAATATGAGAAAATGAGGCAATTAAATCAATGTGATACTTCTGTCTTGTTCCATCTGCAAGATGTGAAATATAAAATGGTTAGGCAAACGACCGATTTCTTTAAAAAATATGAAGAAGAATTGTGA
- a CDS encoding YjbA family protein, which yields MLYLHDVWVNWFEGEENGYNVCHFYEWRKDDTIELLDQVPLLKVDATLYHYIENELLELPQKMLEDVHHKAYIRKNHERLQQEYCFVVTDGKGIIAIDTIGYNVPIRKSRLIPRQEQMVYEMVENVQAEKYEFQVEETEKEHHILSPSPFIMNGLTRKERQLKQLLFMALDQLHTTKNTAEIRYWYTEWDPSAYGTVQHMEFEDIWARLYDEAKAGWSEKHEQLCERLVKGQPFFEKLWEMENEQKVN from the coding sequence ATGTTATATCTACATGATGTATGGGTAAATTGGTTTGAAGGTGAAGAAAATGGGTATAACGTTTGTCATTTTTACGAATGGCGGAAAGATGATACGATTGAGCTATTAGATCAAGTGCCATTATTAAAAGTAGATGCCACATTATATCATTACATCGAGAACGAATTGTTAGAGCTTCCGCAAAAAATGCTGGAAGACGTACATCATAAGGCTTATATTCGTAAAAATCATGAACGTTTGCAGCAAGAGTATTGCTTTGTTGTTACAGATGGAAAAGGAATTATTGCGATTGACACAATTGGTTACAATGTACCAATTCGCAAAAGCAGACTTATACCACGCCAAGAGCAGATGGTATATGAGATGGTAGAAAACGTACAAGCAGAAAAGTATGAGTTCCAAGTAGAAGAAACAGAAAAAGAACACCACATTTTATCACCATCGCCTTTCATTATGAATGGCTTGACTCGTAAAGAACGACAGCTAAAACAATTATTATTTATGGCGTTAGATCAATTACATACAACGAAAAATACAGCAGAGATTCGCTATTGGTACACAGAGTGGGATCCATCAGCATATGGAACGGTTCAACATATGGAGTTCGAGGATATTTGGGCTAGACTGTATGATGAAGCGAAAGCTGGCTGGTCTGAGAAACATGAACAATTATGCGAGCGTCTCGTAAAAGGACAGCCATTTTTTGAAAAGTTATGGGAAATGGAAAATGAGCAAAAGGTAAATTAA
- a CDS encoding YjzD family protein, which translates to MRFIWALIWSFLLVHMMSYVIGSMTGGTYDFNQASIFSVVLAVLVLAISAAIPNEPVEQH; encoded by the coding sequence ATGCGTTTCATTTGGGCATTAATTTGGTCGTTCTTACTTGTACATATGATGAGCTATGTAATCGGCTCTATGACTGGCGGTACATACGACTTTAACCAAGCGTCTATTTTCTCAGTTGTTCTTGCTGTATTAGTACTAGCAATTTCAGCTGCAATTCCAAACGAGCCAGTAGAACAACACTAA
- the trpS gene encoding tryptophan--tRNA ligase, producing the protein MSVIFSGIQPSGTITLGNYLGAMKQFTELQNEHDCYFCIVNQHAITVPQDPVQLRKNIRSLAALYVACGIDPEKATLFVQSEVPAHAQLGWIMQSVAYVGELERMTQYKDKASGRDSVPAGLLTYPPLMAADILLYNTEIVPVGDDQKQHIELTRDLAERFNKRYREIFTMPEIRIPKVGARVMSLTEPTKKMSKSDPNPKSMISMLDEPKTIEKKIKSAVTDSEGIVKFDKENKPGISNLLTIYSSFSGKTVEEIETMYEGKGYGDFKGDLAQVVVEAIRPIQDKYNELINSPELDEILDKGAEKANRVAFKQLRKVENAMGLSRKRR; encoded by the coding sequence ATGTCAGTTATCTTTTCTGGTATTCAGCCAAGTGGAACGATTACACTTGGAAACTATTTAGGAGCAATGAAGCAGTTTACAGAGCTTCAAAATGAACACGACTGTTATTTCTGTATTGTAAACCAACATGCGATTACAGTACCTCAAGATCCCGTACAACTTCGTAAAAACATCCGCAGTCTTGCTGCACTTTATGTAGCATGTGGCATTGACCCTGAAAAAGCTACTTTATTTGTACAATCAGAAGTACCAGCACACGCTCAACTAGGATGGATCATGCAATCTGTTGCTTACGTTGGAGAATTAGAGCGTATGACGCAATATAAAGATAAAGCTTCTGGTAGAGATTCAGTTCCAGCTGGATTACTTACGTATCCACCATTAATGGCTGCTGATATTTTGCTTTACAACACTGAAATCGTGCCGGTTGGTGATGACCAAAAGCAACATATCGAATTAACACGTGACTTAGCAGAGCGTTTCAACAAACGTTACCGTGAAATCTTCACAATGCCTGAAATTCGTATTCCAAAAGTAGGAGCTCGTGTTATGTCATTAACAGAACCTACGAAAAAAATGAGTAAATCTGATCCGAATCCAAAATCAATGATCAGTATGCTTGATGAGCCAAAAACAATTGAAAAGAAAATTAAGAGTGCTGTTACTGACTCTGAAGGTATTGTGAAATTTGATAAAGAGAACAAACCTGGTATCTCTAACCTATTAACAATCTACTCTTCATTCTCTGGAAAAACAGTTGAAGAAATTGAAACAATGTACGAAGGAAAAGGATACGGCGACTTCAAAGGCGACCTAGCGCAAGTAGTCGTAGAAGCAATTCGTCCAATCCAAGACAAATATAACGAACTAATCAACTCACCAGAACTAGACGAAATTCTAGACAAAGGTGCAGAAAAAGCAAACCGCGTTGCATTCAAACAACTACGCAAAGTAGAAAACGCAATGGGACTAAGCAGAAAACGTAGGTAA
- the fabF gene encoding beta-ketoacyl-ACP synthase II — protein MEKKRVVITGLGAVTPVGTDVETAWENIKKGVSGIGRLTRIDPELFPAKVAAEINDFEVEKYIDKKEARRMDRFTQYAVAAAKMAVADAKLEITEENGPRIGVWIGSGIGGMETYEEQFKIFTEKGPRRVSPFFVPMMIPDMAAGQVSIATGAKGINTCSVTACASGANSIGDAFKAIQRGDADAMITGGAEAPLTSMAFAGFSSAKALTFNEDPATACRPFDKNRSGFVMGEGSGILILEELEHALARGAHIYAEIAGYGATGDAFHITMPAPGGEGGVRAMRQALADAGLQPEDIDYINAHGTSTDANEKYETMAIKETFGEHAYKVAISSTKSMTGHLLGAAGAVEAIFSIKSITDGVIPPTINYETPDPECDLDYVPNQARHQEVNAVLSNSLGFGGHNAVLVFKSYK, from the coding sequence ATGGAAAAAAAGAGGGTCGTAATTACAGGACTAGGAGCTGTTACACCGGTCGGAACAGATGTTGAAACAGCATGGGAAAACATTAAAAAGGGTGTATCTGGAATCGGGCGACTTACAAGAATTGATCCAGAACTATTTCCAGCAAAAGTAGCAGCGGAAATTAACGACTTTGAAGTCGAGAAATATATTGATAAAAAAGAAGCGCGCCGTATGGACCGCTTTACACAATATGCAGTAGCAGCAGCGAAAATGGCAGTTGCAGATGCAAAGCTTGAAATTACAGAAGAAAACGGACCTCGAATTGGTGTATGGATTGGATCTGGTATTGGCGGTATGGAAACATACGAAGAACAATTTAAGATTTTTACTGAGAAAGGCCCGCGCCGCGTGAGCCCATTCTTCGTGCCAATGATGATTCCAGATATGGCAGCAGGTCAAGTATCAATCGCAACAGGAGCAAAAGGAATTAACACTTGTTCTGTAACGGCTTGTGCATCTGGTGCAAACTCAATTGGTGATGCATTTAAAGCAATTCAGCGTGGTGATGCTGATGCAATGATTACAGGCGGAGCAGAAGCACCGCTAACAAGTATGGCATTCGCAGGATTTAGCTCAGCGAAAGCATTAACATTTAATGAAGACCCAGCAACGGCTTGCCGTCCATTTGATAAAAACCGTAGCGGTTTCGTAATGGGTGAAGGTTCAGGGATTCTAATTCTTGAAGAATTAGAGCACGCATTAGCACGAGGTGCTCACATTTACGCGGAAATTGCTGGTTATGGTGCAACTGGAGATGCGTTCCATATTACAATGCCTGCTCCTGGTGGTGAAGGCGGAGTGCGTGCAATGCGTCAAGCTTTAGCTGATGCAGGCCTACAGCCAGAAGATATTGATTACATTAATGCGCATGGTACAAGTACGGATGCGAATGAAAAATATGAAACGATGGCAATTAAAGAAACTTTCGGTGAGCACGCGTATAAAGTAGCAATTAGCTCAACGAAATCAATGACAGGTCACTTATTAGGAGCAGCTGGTGCTGTTGAAGCGATTTTCTCTATTAAATCAATTACAGACGGAGTAATTCCTCCAACAATTAACTATGAGACACCAGATCCAGAATGTGACTTAGATTACGTACCGAATCAAGCGAGACATCAAGAAGTAAATGCAGTATTAAGTAACTCATTAGGATTCGGTGGTCATAACGCAGTGTTAGTATTTAAATCGTATAAATAA
- a CDS encoding ComZ family protein, producing MNEKSMQFLQIAMKHLPEAKAILDDNGIALDMEKAQPVLELLMKVMNEAYELGKADKE from the coding sequence ATGAACGAAAAAAGCATGCAGTTTTTACAAATCGCAATGAAGCATTTACCAGAAGCAAAGGCAATTTTAGATGATAACGGAATTGCACTTGATATGGAGAAGGCACAGCCGGTGTTAGAATTGTTAATGAAAGTTATGAACGAAGCTTATGAGCTTGGGAAAGCAGATAAAGAATAA
- the opp3b gene encoding oligopeptide ABC transporter permease: protein MGRYVLKRFVYMALTLFLITTLTFFLMKLLPGSPLKNQEKLSPAQKEIILEKYGLNDPVPVQYARYLGNLAKGDLGVSFQYDNRPVTDMIVDRIGPSAQLGLQAIILGTFIGLILGIVAALRNNTWVDYGATIISVLGMSVPSFVFAALLQYFVGVKLGWFPVAFWKGPEFTVMPTIALSMAVIATIARFSRAELIEVMQADYILTAKAKGISQGVIIVKHALRNALIPVVTILGPMVAALITGTLVIEQIYAVPGLGEQFVKSITVNDYTVIMGTTIFYSAIFILVIFIVDILYGIIDPRIRLAGGKK, encoded by the coding sequence ATGGGACGTTATGTATTAAAACGTTTCGTGTACATGGCTTTGACATTATTTTTAATTACTACACTGACTTTCTTTTTGATGAAATTACTTCCGGGTTCTCCGCTTAAAAACCAGGAGAAGCTATCACCGGCACAAAAAGAAATCATTCTTGAAAAATACGGATTGAATGATCCGGTACCAGTTCAATACGCACGTTACTTAGGTAACTTAGCAAAAGGTGATTTAGGGGTATCATTCCAATATGATAACCGTCCAGTAACAGATATGATTGTGGATCGTATTGGACCATCAGCACAGCTTGGTTTACAAGCGATTATATTAGGAACATTTATCGGTTTAATTTTAGGAATCGTTGCGGCACTTCGTAACAATACGTGGGTCGATTATGGAGCGACAATTATTTCCGTACTCGGGATGTCGGTACCATCATTCGTATTCGCCGCTTTACTACAATATTTCGTAGGGGTAAAACTTGGTTGGTTCCCAGTAGCGTTCTGGAAAGGACCAGAGTTTACAGTAATGCCTACAATTGCTTTATCGATGGCAGTTATCGCAACAATCGCACGTTTCTCTCGTGCAGAATTAATTGAAGTTATGCAAGCCGATTACATTTTAACAGCGAAAGCTAAAGGAATTAGCCAAGGCGTTATCATTGTCAAACACGCACTTCGTAACGCATTAATTCCAGTAGTAACAATTTTAGGACCAATGGTTGCGGCATTAATTACAGGAACACTTGTTATCGAGCAAATTTATGCTGTACCAGGACTTGGGGAACAATTCGTTAAATCTATTACAGTGAATGACTATACAGTTATTATGGGAACTACGATTTTCTATAGTGCGATCTTCATTTTAGTTATTTTCATTGTCGATATTTTATACGGAATTATTGATCCTCGTATTCGTTTAGCGGGAGGGAAAAAATGA